One Chloroflexota bacterium DNA segment encodes these proteins:
- a CDS encoding acyl-CoA thioesterase has protein sequence MSRPHEGFTHCHKIRVRYAETDAMGVVYYANYMTYFEVARVEYLRAAGIDYRSLEDAKMTGAVTEGHIEYRLPAKFDDELSLWSRCVSMGKVRFRIEYEVWREADAALIVKGYTEHAMLDHKTLRPVRIPEWVRAGVEQFEATHRPVNVAEAVAAS, from the coding sequence GTGAGCCGTCCGCACGAGGGGTTCACGCACTGCCACAAGATCCGTGTCCGCTACGCCGAGACGGACGCGATGGGCGTGGTCTACTACGCCAACTACATGACCTACTTCGAGGTGGCGCGCGTCGAGTATCTGCGGGCAGCCGGGATCGACTACCGCTCGTTGGAAGACGCCAAGATGACGGGCGCGGTGACCGAGGGCCACATCGAGTACCGGCTGCCGGCCAAGTTCGACGACGAGCTGAGCCTGTGGTCGCGCTGTGTGTCGATGGGCAAAGTCCGCTTCCGCATCGAGTACGAGGTCTGGCGCGAGGCCGATGCCGCGCTGATCGTGAAGGGGTACACCGAGCACGCGATGCTCGATCACAAGACGCTGCGGCCGGTCAGGATTCCGGAGTGGGTGCGCGCGGGTGTCGAGCAATTCGAGGCGACGCACCGCCCGGTAAACGTGGCCGAGGCGGTCGCTGCCTCGTGA
- a CDS encoding CoA transferase gives MRSDTPPASPDHLPATASAGPLSDLKVVDLTRVLAGPYLTMMLGDMGADVVKIEQPGSGDDTRRWGPPFVEGESTYYLAVNRNKRSVTLNLKHPRCREIVLAMIADADIVVENFKVGTMERMGLGYEEVLRPLNPRLVYASVTGYGRTGPYAERPGYDYMGQAMGGIMSVTGAPAGEPMKYGVAIADLTTAMTGCSAILAAIHHRDRTGQGQRVDLSLLETVVGWLIHLATDYFASGQLPPRIGNGHSSIVPYQVFRAKDRYFAFGALNDRQFRDFSRVLGHPEWPEDARFASNPLRVANRAALVPLIEEVLGARTATEWVDALLELGVPAGPVNNIAEVFEDPQVLARNMKIEVPHPKLGTVAMAGISYKHGDTPATVRRHPPMLGEHTDEVLTALGISADEIAQLRAEGAL, from the coding sequence ATGCGTTCGGACACACCGCCAGCTTCACCCGATCATCTGCCCGCAACGGCGTCCGCCGGGCCGCTCAGCGACCTGAAAGTCGTCGATCTGACGCGCGTCCTGGCCGGCCCTTACCTGACGATGATGCTCGGGGATATGGGCGCGGACGTCGTGAAGATCGAGCAGCCCGGCTCCGGCGACGATACCCGCCGCTGGGGGCCGCCGTTCGTCGAGGGCGAGAGCACCTACTACCTCGCCGTCAACCGCAACAAGCGCAGCGTGACGCTCAACCTGAAGCATCCGCGCTGCCGCGAGATCGTGCTGGCGATGATCGCGGACGCGGACATCGTGGTCGAGAACTTCAAGGTCGGCACGATGGAGCGGATGGGCCTCGGCTACGAGGAGGTGCTGCGCCCGCTCAATCCTCGGTTGGTCTACGCCTCGGTGACCGGGTACGGGCGGACCGGGCCGTACGCCGAGCGCCCGGGCTACGACTACATGGGCCAGGCGATGGGCGGCATCATGAGCGTGACCGGCGCGCCCGCTGGCGAGCCGATGAAGTACGGCGTGGCGATTGCCGACCTGACCACCGCGATGACCGGCTGCTCGGCGATCCTGGCGGCCATCCACCATCGAGACCGGACCGGGCAGGGGCAGCGGGTCGATCTCTCGCTGCTGGAGACGGTCGTCGGCTGGCTGATCCATCTCGCGACGGACTACTTCGCGAGCGGGCAACTGCCGCCCCGCATCGGGAACGGGCACAGCAGCATCGTGCCGTACCAGGTGTTCAGGGCGAAGGACCGCTACTTCGCGTTCGGCGCGCTCAACGACCGCCAGTTCCGCGATTTCTCGCGGGTGCTCGGGCACCCGGAGTGGCCGGAGGACGCACGATTCGCCAGCAACCCGCTGCGGGTGGCAAATCGCGCGGCGCTGGTACCACTGATCGAGGAGGTGTTGGGCGCCAGGACCGCAACCGAGTGGGTGGATGCGCTGTTGGAGCTGGGCGTACCGGCCGGCCCCGTCAACAACATCGCTGAAGTCTTCGAGGATCCACAGGTATTGGCACGCAACATGAAGATCGAGGTGCCGCACCCGAAGCTCGGGACGGTCGCGATGGCGGGCATCTCGTACAAGCACGGCGACACGCCGGCCACGGTCCGCCGGCACCCGCCGATGCTCGGGGAGCACACGGACGAGGTCCTGACAGCGCTGGGGATCAGCGCCGACGAGATCGCGCAGCTCCGAGCGGAGGGCGCGCTGTGA
- a CDS encoding GNAT family N-acetyltransferase — MSSSIEIRPATWLDWPDFRDVLSTAFGDEMSDDGRAQWESFLEFDRGRMVAAFDQGGGQAGRSEQMIGTGGWFGVDMTVPGGELPTAAITMVSVRPSHTRRGTLRGLMRRMLDDARAQGFPLATLIASEASIYQRFGYGLAYQRALISVDPRRATFLNDPGPVGAIRMLTAEEALDLLPPIYEQARQAHPASFKRSALWWEKRTLCDLPGARRGGGPRRWVLLTVDRQPQGYVIYNVTQSWEPSALSTSTLQVVEAVGVSPVATRELWRYLFGVDLVARIETYRLCEGHPLPLMLTDPRQLRLSSMDGTWVRLIELEPALTARRYLTTSSLTFELADEFCPWNSGVWRLDAGPDSASLTRSAAGPDLRLSAAALASMYLGTVKASSLLRAGRLDELTPGAAHQADLLFGWTTPPWCLDNF, encoded by the coding sequence ATGTCATCGTCAATCGAGATTCGGCCCGCCACCTGGCTCGACTGGCCAGACTTCAGGGATGTGCTCAGCACGGCCTTCGGCGACGAGATGTCGGACGACGGTCGCGCCCAGTGGGAGAGTTTCCTCGAATTCGATCGGGGCCGCATGGTGGCCGCCTTCGACCAGGGCGGCGGCCAGGCTGGCCGATCGGAGCAGATGATCGGCACCGGCGGCTGGTTCGGCGTGGACATGACCGTGCCGGGCGGCGAGCTTCCGACCGCCGCCATCACGATGGTCTCGGTGCGCCCGAGCCACACGCGGCGCGGCACCCTGCGCGGCCTGATGCGGCGGATGCTGGACGATGCCCGCGCGCAGGGGTTCCCGCTCGCCACGCTGATCGCCTCGGAGGCGAGCATCTACCAGCGCTTCGGCTACGGGCTGGCGTACCAACGCGCCTTGATCAGTGTCGATCCGCGCCGCGCCACGTTCCTCAACGATCCTGGTCCAGTCGGCGCGATCCGCATGTTGACGGCCGAGGAGGCGCTCGATCTGCTGCCGCCGATCTACGAGCAGGCTCGGCAGGCGCACCCGGCCAGCTTCAAGCGCTCAGCCCTCTGGTGGGAGAAGCGAACCCTCTGCGATCTGCCCGGGGCGCGCCGTGGGGGTGGCCCGCGCCGCTGGGTGCTTCTGACCGTCGACCGTCAACCGCAGGGCTACGTCATCTACAACGTGACACAGAGCTGGGAGCCAAGCGCCCTGTCCACCTCAACCCTCCAGGTGGTCGAGGCAGTCGGCGTCTCGCCAGTGGCGACCCGTGAGCTCTGGCGCTACCTGTTCGGCGTCGATCTCGTCGCACGCATCGAGACCTACCGGCTTTGCGAAGGCCATCCGCTCCCGCTGATGCTGACCGACCCTCGCCAGTTGCGCCTCAGCAGTATGGACGGCACCTGGGTCCGCCTGATCGAGCTTGAGCCGGCGCTGACGGCCCGCCGCTACCTCACGACCAGCAGCCTGACCTTCGAGCTGGCCGACGAATTCTGCCCCTGGAACAGCGGCGTCTGGAGGCTGGACGCCGGCCCGGACAGCGCCAGCCTCACGCGGTCAGCAGCCGGGCCGGATCTGCGCCTCTCGGCAGCCGCGCTCGCGTCGATGTACCTCGGCACGGTCAAGGCCAGCAGCCTGCTGCGGGCCGGCCGCCTGGACGAGCTGACGCCGGGGGCGGCGCACCAGGCCGACCTGCTGTTCGGCTGGACGACGCCGCCCTGGTGCCTCGACAATTTCTGA
- a CDS encoding PspA/IM30 family protein — protein MLVRSNLNDLLDRAEDPEKAIKQLLMDMNNQLIQVKTQVASAIADEKRLQARAEEAQRTADDWQRKAELALDKGDDDLAKQALQRRNTYATTASGLQEQWQAHSAQVQALKDGLRQLQTKIDEAEAKKELLIARHRSSKAQEQMHKTLSGIKGVGAMGEFDRLEAKVAQQEARAQAYTDLSSDSLDDKFAALEAESEVDRQLRELKERRQQSQLPPGR, from the coding sequence ATGTTGGTGAGGTCGAACCTGAATGACCTTCTGGATCGGGCGGAAGACCCGGAGAAGGCTATCAAGCAGCTCCTCATGGACATGAACAACCAGCTGATCCAGGTCAAGACGCAGGTCGCCTCGGCCATCGCCGACGAGAAGCGGCTGCAGGCCCGCGCCGAGGAGGCGCAGCGCACGGCCGACGACTGGCAGCGCAAGGCAGAGCTGGCGCTCGACAAGGGCGACGACGACCTGGCGAAGCAGGCGCTGCAGCGGCGCAACACCTACGCCACCACGGCGTCCGGGCTGCAAGAGCAGTGGCAGGCGCACAGCGCCCAGGTGCAGGCGCTGAAGGACGGGCTGCGGCAGCTGCAGACGAAGATCGACGAGGCCGAGGCGAAGAAGGAGCTGCTCATCGCGCGGCACCGCTCGTCGAAGGCCCAGGAGCAGATGCACAAGACGCTCTCGGGCATCAAGGGCGTCGGCGCGATGGGCGAGTTCGACCGGCTGGAGGCGAAGGTTGCCCAGCAGGAGGCGCGGGCCCAGGCGTACACCGACCTGAGCAGCGACTCGCTGGACGACAAGTTCGCGGCGCTGGAGGCCGAGAGCGAGGTCGACCGGCAGCTGCGAGAGCTGAAAGAGCGGCGGCAGCAGAGCCAGCTGCCCCCTGGGCGCTGA